ACGAGCTATTCCGAGGCTCCCGGCTGGTTCAAGAACTGGGAGCGCAACGACCTGATCGCCTTCCAGGACAAGAACAACGATGGCGTAATGCAGTACCGCAGCGGGGACGCCTTCGAAGGTGCGCCGGAATTCGCGGAAGGCACCGGTCCTTCGGGCGAGCGTGTCGTGACCAACGCTCCCGTCGCCGACAGCGAGAACGAGGTCTATGTCGACCGCGACATCATGGTGCTGGCCAATCCGGAAATCGGCAATCTGCCGGGATGGGTGATTGCGCTGGTCGCAGCCGGCGGCCTTGCCGCAGCCTTGTCGACTGCGGCAGGACTGTTGCTGGTGATTTCCAGCTCGGTCAGCCACGATTTGCTAAAGTCCACCTTCAAGCCGAATATCTCGGAGAAGGGTGAACTGCTTGCGGCCCGTGTCGCGGCTACTGCGGCAATCGTGGTGGCAGGCTATCTCGGCATCTATCCGCCGGGATGGGTGGCACAGGTCGTGGCCTTTGCCTTCGGACTTGCCGCTGCCAGCCTGTTCCCCGCCATCTTCATGGGCATTTTCTCCAAGTCCATGAACAAGGAGGGCGCCATTGCCGGCATGGTCGTGGGTCTGGTCTTCACCTTCGGCTACATCTTCTACTTCAAGTTGATGAACCCGGCGGCGAATGTCGCGGACAACTGGCTGTTCGGTATTTCGCCCGAAGGCATCGGCGTGGTCGGCATGGTACTGAACTTCGCCGTCGCGATCGCGATCTCGAAGGTGACGGCCAGCCCGCCGGTCGAAATCCGCAAGCTGGTGGACTCCATCCGCGTACCGCGCGGTGCCGGGGACGCCCACGCGCATTGAACGCGACGGGTCGTAGCAGGAAGGGGCGGTGCCGACAGGTGCCGCCCTTTTCGTTGCATAATCGGATGCTTGCGATAGCTTCCGGTACGGAGGGAGGAGAGCGATGCTGTTCGGCGCCGCGATTGCTGCAGCGACACTTTATCTGATTACCCTGTTCTGGCTCGCCGCGCGGCAGGACCGGCGGGCGGAGGAAGGGTATGCGCCGTCGCGCCGCCGGAGGGGCTGGATCTACGGCCTCAGCCTTGCGGTCTATTGCACCAGCTGGACCTTTTTCGGCGGCGTCGGGTCGGCGGCCAACAGCGGGCTGCACTACCTGCCGATCTACCTCGGGCCGATCCTGGTGTTCACCTTCGGCTTCGGCCTGGTGCGCCGTATCCTTGCGCAGGCCAAGGCCCAGCATTCGACCTCGATCGCGGACTTCCTGTCCGCGCGATACGGCAAGAGCGCGAGCGTGGCTGCTCTGGTCACGATCATCGCAACAGTCGGCTCGCTCCCGTACATGGCCTTGCAACTGCAATCGGTCGGCAGTTCGCTGCTGGCGCTCGATCCCGAATTGCAGGCAAGCGTTTCGACCGAAGAGCTGGTCCTGCTGGTCGCTGCCAGCATGGCGCTGTTTGCCATACTGTTCGGTTCGCGTCGCGGCGATCGGGCGGGGGACAACGCCGGACTGGTGCTGACGATTGCGGTGGAATCGGTGGTGAAGCTGCTGGCGCTCTTGGCGATCGCGGCATTGGCGTTGGCCGTCCTTTCTGACCTTCCGGCAGGGCGCACCGCCTCGCCATTTTCGATGGCCCAGCTCGATGCGCGCTTTGTCGTTTTGACCATCATCGCGGGGTGTGCGGCGCTGTGCCTGCCGCGCCAGTTCCACATGGCGTTCGTCGAAGCGCAGACCGAGCGCGCGACGCGTACCATGCAATGGTTGTTTCCTACCTATCTGGCGGTGACTTCGCTGGTTATCGTGCCCATCGTGCTGGCGGGGTTTGCGGTGCTCCCCCAGGGCACACAGGCCGATATGATCGTCATGGCATTGCCGCTCGCGACGGGAAGCGAGGCACTGGCCCTGCTGGTCTTTATCGGCGGATTTTCTGCCTCGACCGGAATGATCGTCGTGGCGAGCGTGGCCTTGTCCACGATGATCACCAACGATCTCGTGTCCCCGCTGCTGTTCCGCAGGGAATTGCGCGGCACGGGCGATCGCACCCGGCTCGCCGCACGGCTCCTCATGGTGCGCCGCCTGATCATCGCGGCACTCCTGTTCTTCGCCTACCTCTTTTACCTTGGCTTCGGTGCTGTGGCCGACCTGGCGGGGCTGGGCACACTGGCATTCGCGGCGATGGCGCAATTCGCGCCCGGTCTCATCCTCGGGGTCACCAGTCGCCACGGCAACAAGGGCGGAATGGTAGCCGGCCTGACCGTCGGTTTCGCTTGCTGGCTGATCCTCCTGATACTGCCCGCCGCCACGGGCGAGTCGGCAATCTTTTCCATTCACCCCGATCCGCTTGTGTCCGGAGTGCTGCTGAGTCTTGGCGCCAATATCGCGGCATATTGGATGGGCTCGGCCGTGAGCCGCGAGACGCTGGTCGATGCGGCACAAGCGGCTGCATTCGTGGGCACGACCGCGCCGGGTACGCGGCCGGGCTTCGTCACGGCCAAGCGCGTGGCCGACATCCGCCTGCTGCTCGCCCAGTTCGTTGGCCAGAAGCGCGCTAGTGCCGCAATCGAGGCGATGGGGGCGGGCCTTCGCGACAGCGACCCTGCGGATCAGGATATGCTGGCGATGGTCGAACGCACGATTGCCGGCGTCGTTGGCACGTCTTCTGCACGCATGCTTCTGTCGAGCTGGTCGCAGGGCGATCCGGTGCCGCTCGAACAAGTCGTGGCCATGTTCGACGAAACGAACCGCAGGCTGACTTTCAGCGGCGACCTTCTGCAGCTTGCCATCGAGAACATCGACCAGGGGGTCGCATTGGTGGACAAGGACATGAACCTTGTCGCCTGGAACAGCCGCTACCAGGAGATGTTCGCTCTGCCGGATGAGCTGGCCAGCGTGGGAACTCCGATTGCCGACCTGATCCGCTTCAACCTGCGCCAGAGCGGCACGCCCGAAAGCGAAGTTGAACTGCAGGTCGCAAGACGGCTGGAGCATATGCGCGCGGGCCGCCAGCACCGGATGGAGCGCGAACAGCATGACGGGCGCATCATGCGTATCGTCGGCAATCCCGCGCCCGGCGGCGGCTATGTGACCAGCTATAGCGACGTGACTGCCGACCGCAGGGCAGAGCAGGCGCTCGAATCCAAGGTGGCCGAACGCACGCAGCAATTGAGCGAGGCTAACGCCGCGCTCGAAGCGGCTACGCGTTCAAAGACGCGCTTCCTGGCAGCGGCAAGCCATGACCTGATCCAGCCACTCAACGCGGCTCGCCTGTTCGCCTCGGCCTTGGGTGAGGAGGTACGGGGCAGGGACCAGCTGGTGCGGCTGGTCAAGGATCTCGACGGCTCGATCACCTCGGCCGACCGCCTCATCCGCGCCCTACTGGATATTTCCAAGCTGGACGGTGGCGGCATCGAACCGCGTATGGAACCGGTCGCGCTCGACGACATATTCGACGAAATCATGCGCGAGTTTGCCGTGCAGGCGCACAGCAAGGGCTTGCGGTTCGCACGAGTGCGGAGCAGCGCATGGATCCAGACCGATCGCGCCTTGATGGCGAGCATCGTGCGCAACCTGATGAGCAATGCGATCCGCTATACGCAAAGCGGCGGCGTGCTCCTGGGTGCGAGAAGGGTCGGTGACGGGATCGATCTATGCGTTTGCGACACCGGTCCCGGTATTCCGGAGAAGGACGTCGAGCGTCTGTTCGACGAATTCCAGCGCGGGGAAACCAGCGACAGGGAAGGGCTGGGGCTTGGCCTTGCGATCGTGAGGCGCATTGCGGCTT
This DNA window, taken from Qipengyuania seohaensis, encodes the following:
- a CDS encoding hybrid sensor histidine kinase/response regulator, giving the protein MLFGAAIAAATLYLITLFWLAARQDRRAEEGYAPSRRRRGWIYGLSLAVYCTSWTFFGGVGSAANSGLHYLPIYLGPILVFTFGFGLVRRILAQAKAQHSTSIADFLSARYGKSASVAALVTIIATVGSLPYMALQLQSVGSSLLALDPELQASVSTEELVLLVAASMALFAILFGSRRGDRAGDNAGLVLTIAVESVVKLLALLAIAALALAVLSDLPAGRTASPFSMAQLDARFVVLTIIAGCAALCLPRQFHMAFVEAQTERATRTMQWLFPTYLAVTSLVIVPIVLAGFAVLPQGTQADMIVMALPLATGSEALALLVFIGGFSASTGMIVVASVALSTMITNDLVSPLLFRRELRGTGDRTRLAARLLMVRRLIIAALLFFAYLFYLGFGAVADLAGLGTLAFAAMAQFAPGLILGVTSRHGNKGGMVAGLTVGFACWLILLILPAATGESAIFSIHPDPLVSGVLLSLGANIAAYWMGSAVSRETLVDAAQAAAFVGTTAPGTRPGFVTAKRVADIRLLLAQFVGQKRASAAIEAMGAGLRDSDPADQDMLAMVERTIAGVVGTSSARMLLSSWSQGDPVPLEQVVAMFDETNRRLTFSGDLLQLAIENIDQGVALVDKDMNLVAWNSRYQEMFALPDELASVGTPIADLIRFNLRQSGTPESEVELQVARRLEHMRAGRQHRMEREQHDGRIMRIVGNPAPGGGYVTSYSDVTADRRAEQALESKVAERTQQLSEANAALEAATRSKTRFLAAASHDLIQPLNAARLFASALGEEVRGRDQLVRLVKDLDGSITSADRLIRALLDISKLDGGGIEPRMEPVALDDIFDEIMREFAVQAHSKGLRFARVRSSAWIQTDRALMASIVRNLMSNAIRYTQSGGVLLGARRVGDGIDLCVCDTGPGIPEKDVERLFDEFQRGETSDREGLGLGLAIVRRIAALLDVEVETRSMVGQGTTFAVRLPVLRWGARTAAAPRRKASTLANARVLVVDNDPAALSATTALLRRWGLEVVCALGEEEALRVAPTAPDVALMDFRLDGDARGDGVYEQLCAHWGARPPAILLTAEAGEETEQAARRMGANRLLKPSSPAALRALIADCVARSGAASQPEADSAAS